In one Drosophila pseudoobscura strain MV-25-SWS-2005 chromosome X, UCI_Dpse_MV25, whole genome shotgun sequence genomic region, the following are encoded:
- the LOC4815312 gene encoding uncharacterized protein: MKTTSRNCICICIISLLALAGSALGAAIASSSTPHSTEQRRPLRIAQCRELCYRQSLADPTPPALCRGRPDCFMCHDYCRVLAVAQISLATSMCADRVFCSQGCRVACAYHRLRSYHQEATANTVLKT, translated from the coding sequence ATGAAGACCACATCCAGGAACTGCATCTGCATTTGCATCATCTCTCTGCTTGCCCTCGCTGGTAGTGCGCTGGGCGCCGCCATTGCATCGTCATCCACACCACACTCGACGGAGCAGCGACGCCCGCTGCGGATAGCCCAGTGCCGGGAGCTCTGCTACCGCCAATCCCTGGCGGACCCAACCCCACCTGCCCTGTGCCGGGGCAGGCCCGACTGCTTCATGTGCCACGACTACTGCCGCGTCCTGGCCGTGGCCCAGATTAGCCTGGCCACCTCGATGTGTGCGGATCGGGTGTTCTGCAGCCAGGGATGTCGCGTGGCCTGCGCCTACCATCGCCTGCGCAGCTACCACCAGGAGGCGACGGCCAACACGGTGCTCAAGACATGA